One Coregonus clupeaformis isolate EN_2021a chromosome 21, ASM2061545v1, whole genome shotgun sequence DNA window includes the following coding sequences:
- the si:dkey-181m9.8 gene encoding uncharacterized protein si:dkey-181m9.8: MPRVPADLEYETLTECKYSFPVEVVSDIKNATATNGDLRMYVDFYCFPNKEKKKLVYLSGTIPVPHDGNTYNIPVCIWLHETHPQSRPQCYVCPSISMLINPRCPYVEASGQVLLDCLTNWKSGLANLSLLVSEMRSAFQKETPLFAMHPIRAQMIPTAAHSSAHAESSDPGSWPQPSSSTPRARRSSMSPTPLPREIAPPKSLKSSQSGPLRESGTGVKRSYTEELLDMGINFGVPGGVQFPYSSTNPFITTASAPNNTPVSSEDMSNLFKSLQLENIVNVYQLGTKERGQTQGNEDDRGDGDHPPIPPAVTPLVDNQHRILVSRLPSDQSPSRVKNKLTLYFQRRSNGGGEVLDVTYPYPPTHPDQALVTFRSPRDAEQVLLQADRIVTVNERPCLIQLKRFNCAQIAVPPGVSGDKAAIFHSLLSLEGRSFSQADVEEAVQSCRDLPSALKYLSHECPICREQVSFSKIISMTHCPCAFCESCFKAYFSQAIKEKSIVHVVCPLCGQPDVRQSQGGVEEALDYFSLLDTQIRHYLDPQIHELFQRKLRDRALQEMPNFRWCAHCSFGLLHEADQLRMDCPSCRKSTCSQCKNAWAPQHQGLSCEKFREWQLHNNPEYQTARLENLLSRNKIECPKCKFVFYLSKGGCLHFKCTQCQHEFCGGCNRPFKLGAGCDFSAECGSKGLHAHHPRDCLYYLRDWNVPRLHKLLQLYRVSLAGMVKSKEGSTGTNTQGVCAVLEHREMGRDGPCGRPTLPEYSGYCALHYKECLVELINRSHADPAVLFDVAEMLAELQRWHIPVPQKNPQEPEALYVQHLRQTLTRMVGLRDNKLPPVKVKDDLCPLPSSSPAGPRWSSAQSNTPRLFPDDSQLLLLLND; this comes from the exons ATGCCGAGGGTCCCAGCAGACCTTGAATATGAAACACTGACCGAG TGTAAATACAGCTTCCCTGTTGAGGTTGTCAGTGATATCAAGAATGCTACAGCGACTAATGGAGACCTGCGTATGTATGTGGACTTCTACT GTTTCCCCAATAAGGAAAAGAAGAAGTTAGTTTATTTGTCTGGTACTATTCCAGTTCCACATGACG GTAACACGTACAATATCCCTGTGTGCATCTGGCTCCACGAGACACACCCCCAGAGCCGTCCGCAGTGCTACGTGTGTCCCTCCATCTCCATGTTGATCAACCCCAGGTGCCCATATGTGGAGGCCAGTGGGCAGGTGCTCCTCGACTGCCTCACCAACTGGAAGAGC GGGCTGGCCAACCTGTCATTGCTCGTCTCAGAAATGAGGTCTGCATTTCAAAAGGAAACGCCCCTCTTTGCCATGCACCCAATCAGAGCTCAGATGATACCTACTGCAGCACACTCCAGTGCACATGCAGAGTCTTCGGACCCTGGCAG CTGGCCTCAACCAAGCAGTTCTACCCCGAGAGCCAGGCGCTCCTCAATGTCCCCCACACCACTACCTAGAGAAATAG CTCCGCCCAAGAGTTTAAAGTCCAGCCAATCTGGGCCTCTCAGAGAGTCTGGGACTGGTGTGAAACGGTCCTACACAGAGGAGCTGCTGGATATGGGGATCAACTTTGGAGTGCCAGGGGGAGTCCAGTTTCCCTACTCCTCCACCAACCCCTTCATCACTACAGCCTCAG CGCCAAATAACACTCCTGTTAGTTCCGAGGACATGAGCAACCTATTCAAGAGCCTGCAGTTGGAAAATATTGTCAATGTGTACCAGCTTGGCACTAAAGAAAGAG GACAGACGCAGGGCAATGAAGACGATAGAGGTGACGGTGACCACCCCCCGATCCCCCCTGCAGTCACGCCCCTGGTGGACAACCAGCACCGTATCCTGGTGAGCCGGCTGCCATCGGACCAGTCACCCAGCCGTGTGAAGAACAAGCTCACCCTCTACTTCCAGCGCAGGAGCAACGGTGGAGGAGAGGTGCTGGACGTGACCTACCCTTACCCCCCGACCCATCCTGACCAGGCCCTGGTCACCTTCCGCAGTCCCAGAG ATGCAGAGCAGGTGCTCTTACAAGCAGACCGAATTGTTACTGTGAATGAGCGGCCTTGCCTTATACAGCTCAAGAGGTTTAACTGTGCTCAG ATTGCGGTGCCGCCCGGCGTCTCCGGCGACAAGGCGGCCATCTTCCATAGCCTGCTTTCACTCGAGGGGCGGAGCTTCAGCCAGGCCGATGTGGAGGAGGCGGTGCAGTCGTGCCGGGATCTTCCCTCGGCCCTCAAGTACCTGTCCCATGAATGCCCCATCTGCCGCGAGCAGGTGTCCTTCAGCAAG ATCATCTCTATGACCCACTGCCCATGTGCCTTCTGCGAGAGCTGCTTCAAGGCCTACTTCTCCCAGGCCATCAAGGAGAAGAGCATCGTCCATGTGGTGTGTCCCCTGTGTGGCCAGCCTGACGTTCGTCAGAGCCAGGGAGGCGTGGAGGAGGCCTTGGACTACTTCAGCCTTCTGGACACACAG ATCAGGCACTACCTAGATCCTCAGATTCACGAGTTGTTCCAGAGGAAGCTGAGAGACCGAGCCTTGCAGGAGATGCCCAACTTCCGCTGGTGTGCCCAC TGCTCCTTTGGCCTTCTACATGAGGCTGACCAGCTGAGGATGGACTGTCCTAGTTGTAGGAAGAGCACCTGCTCCCAATGCAAGAATGCA TGGGCTCCACAACACCAGGGTCTTTCCTGTGAGAAGTTCAGAGAGTGGCAACTCCACAATAACCCGGAGTACCAGACCGCAAGACTGGAGAATCTCCTCAGCAGGAATAAAATAG AATGTCCAAAATGCAAGTTTGTGTTCTACCTCTCAAAGGGAGGGTGTCTCCATTTCAAATGCACCCAATGCCAGCACGAGTTCTGTGGCGGCTGTAACAGGCCCTTCAAATTAGGCGCG GGGTGTGACTTCTCGGCTGAGTGCGGGTCCAAGGGGTTACATGCCCACCACCCCAGGGACTGCCTGTACTACCTGAGGGACTGGAACGTGCCCAGACTACACAAGCTACTTCAG CTTTACAGAGTGTCCCTCGCTGGCATGGTGAAATCCAAAGAGGGCTCTACAGGGACAAACACACAAG gtgtgtgtgcagTCCTGGAGCACAGAGAGATGGGTAGAGACGGGCCTTGTGGTCGACCCACTCTTCCAGAGTACAGCGGCTACTGCGC CTTACACTATAAAGAGTGTCTAGTGGAGCTGATCAACCGGAGTCACGCGGATCCAGCCGTTCTGTTCGATGTGGCCGAGATGTTGGCCGAGTTACAGAGGTGGCACATTCCTGTTCCACAGAAGAACCCTCAGGAACCTGAGGCACTCTATGTACAGCACCTTAGACAG ACCCTGACTAGGATGGTTGGCCTGAGGGACAACAAGCTGCCCCCTGTGAAGGTGAAAGATGACCTTTGCCCCCTACCCTCGTCGAGCCCTGCGGGACCACGCTGGTCTTCTGCTCAGAGCAACACACCAAGGCTCTTCCCTGATGACTCCCAATTGCTGCTCTTGCTCAACGACTAA